Proteins from one Oryza sativa Japonica Group chromosome 12, ASM3414082v1 genomic window:
- the LOC4352441 gene encoding uncharacterized LOC4352441, producing the protein MTPVVHCSVGNISLFHIGSFRPSHEIQIRRFRSTERYSRVPSRRLLQPQRAFNLISIYKRSSWSSARRPRTLSAATVGTDVTVEDPNPPPSGETSEESSEDTAPDTAEASEQAEASTSSIPKAGRNIRKSEMPPLNDEDLVPGASFTGKVRSIKPFGVFVDIGAFTEGLVHISRVSDGFVKDISSLFTVGQEVSVRLVEANKETGRISLTMRTGGDYVKPKTETPKAASGGRNTTATTSRGSPRQTRERDEAKSMGETNYVQGQFLDGVVKNSTRAGSFVTLPDGSEGFLPREEEAVALFTLIGHSALEVGQQVRVKVLNVVRGQVTLTMKEGEDDEEDLASLNTQLKQGWSRGTNAFELAFRRNKEISAFLDQREKIIVPDVQEAAVASVGTELDAEVGIEQSPGKEPETGNAESVAIDSSITEVKETDSIAAVEKDSEISKTESVETASSVVISEDDSTVDGKLVEPTASVSATETEIKEDSSEGSVTTEPTEAASTEFVTAVVEESAPTASSVETSEDDSTVDDKLVEPTASVSATEAESKEDSSEGSVASTESVTAVVEESAPVSSVAIEVPAPEASEASAQEIIEDSTTVEGAADDQTVESDSPPPEGVELSSNGAPDSSIAEDKPDEPEESLIVEEVPVTASSESEDKEPAAVPEEVAASSEKTADVAVAGAEASTATATISPALVKQLREATGAGMMDCKKALAESGGDIEKAQEFLRKKGLAAADKRAGRATAEGRIGSYIHDSRIGVLIEVNCETDFVSRGDIFKELVDDLAMQVAACPQVQYISLDDVPEEVMKKETELEMQREDLLSKPEQIRSKIVEGRVKKRLGEYALLEQPFIKNDKVTISEWVKQTIATIGENMKVNRFVRYNLGEGLEKRSQDFAAEVAAQTAAKAPPAAPPKDDKPEETAETEEKKPAVAISAALVKQLRDETGAGMMDCKKALAETGGDIQQAQEFLRKKGLSSADKKSSRLTAEGLIGAYIHDNRIGCMIEINSETDFVARNEKFKELVNDLAMQVVACPQVEYVSIEDIPESVVIKEKEIEMQREDLQSKPENIREKIVEGRISKRLGVLALLEQPFIKDDSKTVKDLVKETIATLGENIKVRRFTRYTLGEN; encoded by the exons ATGACCCCGGTGGTTCATTGCTCTGTTGGCAATATCAGCCTGTTCCACATCGGCAGTTTCAGGCCAAGCCATGAAATCCAAATAAGGAGGTTCCGCAGCACAGAGAGGTATTCAAGAGTACCTTCACGTAGGCTGCTGCAACCGCAACGAGCATTCAACTTGATCAGTATTTACAAGAGAAGCAGCTGGTCCTCTGCCCGCAGGCCAAGAACTCTGTCAGCAGCAACTGTTGGGACTGATGTTACTGTAGAGGATCCGAATCCACCACCTTCCGGAGAAACTTCTGAAGAAAGCTCTGAGGATACAGCACCTGACACTGCTGAAGCAAGTGAGCAAGCTGAGGCAAGCACTTCTTCCATTCCCAAAGCAGGACGAAACATAAGAAAGAGTGAGATGCCACCACTGAATGATGAGGATCTAGTTCCTGGTGCATCTTTTACTGGGAAGGTTAGGTCTATCAAACCATTTGGTGTATTTGTTGATATTGGAGCATTCACTGAAGGCCTTGTTCATATCTCTCGAGTAAGTGATGGATTTGTAAAAGATATATCTTCCCTCTTCACTGTCGGGCAAGAGGTGTCAGTGAGATTAGTGGAAGCAAATAAAGAGACAGGGCGCATCTCATTGACAATGCGAACAGGTGGTGATTATGTCAAGCCTAAAACAGAAACACCTAAGGCTGCAAGTGGCGGGAGGAATACCACTGCAACCACGTCCAGAGGCTCGCCAAGGCAAACGAGGGAAAGAGATGAAGCCAAGAGCATGGGCGAAACAAACTATGTGCAAGGACAATTTCTGGATGGCGTTGTGAAAAATTCAACAAGAGCAGGGTCATTTGTGACCCTACCTGATGGAAGCGAAGGATTCCTTCCCAGAGAAGAGGAGGCAGTGGCATTGTTCACCCTTATCGGACATTCTGCACTGGAAGTTGGTCAACAGGTAAGGGTGAAAGTATTGAACGTAGTACGAGGCCAGGTCACGTTGACAATGAAGGAGGGAGAAGATGATGAAGAGGATCTGGCTTCATTAAACACACAGCTGAAGCAGGGTTGGTCCAGAGGGACCAATGCATTTGAGCTAGCTTTCCGTAGGAATAAGGAAATCTCTGCATTTTTGGATCAGAGGGAAAAGATAATAGTTCCAGATGTACAAGAAGCTGCTGTTGCATCAGTAGGTACTGAACTTGATGCAGAAGTAGGAATTGAGCAAAGTCCAGGCAAGGAACCTGAGACAGGCAATGCTGAATCAGTTGCAATCGATAGTTCTATAACGGAGGTCAAGGAGACTGATAGTATAGCTGCAGTGGAGAAGGATAGCGAAATTAGCAAGACTGAATCAGTTGAGACTGCTAGTTCAGTTGTAATTTCTGAAGATGATAGCACAGTTGATGGCAAACTCGTTGAACCAACTGCTTCAGTTTCTGCAACTGAAACTGAGATTAAAGAAGATAGCTCTGAGGGATCTGTCACCACTGAGCCTACAGAAGCTGCTTCAACAGAATTTGTCACCGCAGTCGTTGAGGAAAGCGCTCCGACTGCTAGTTCAGTTGAAACTTCTGAAGATGATAGCACAGTTGATGACAAACTCGTTGAGCCTACTGCTTCAGTTTCTGCAACTGAAGCTGAGAGCAAAGAAGATAGCTCTGAGGGATCTGTTGCTTCAACAGAATCTGTCACCGCAGTCGTTGAGGAAAGCGCTCCTGTGTCATCAGTAGCAATTGAAGTTCCTGCTCCTGAAGCATCAGAGGCCTCCGCTCAGGAGATAATTGAGGATTCTACTACTGTGGAAGGTGCCGCCGATGATCAAACTGTAGAATCTGATAGTCCACCTCCAGAAGGTGTTGAGCTGTCCTCGAATGGGGCTCCAGACAGCTCTATTGCTGAGGATAAGCCTGATGAACCAGAAGAATCGTTGATAGTAGAAGAGGTTCCAGTAACTGCAAGTAGTGAGTCTGAGGATAAAGAACCTGCTGCGGTACCTGAAGAAGTAGCAGCCTCAAGTGAGAAAACTGCAGATGTTGCTGTTGCAGGAGCTGAAGCAAGCACGGCCACAG CAACTATTTCTCCTGCTCTTGTCAAGCAATTGCGTGAAGCAACTGGAGCAGGCATGATGGACTGTAAGAAGGCTCTTGCAGAATCAGGGGGTGACATTGAGAAAGCACAAGAATTCCTCCGCAAAAAAGGTTTGGCGGCTGCTGACAAGAGGGCTGGCAGGGCCACTGCAGAGGGAAGAATTGGTTCTTACATACATGACAGCAGAATCGGTGTTCTTATTGAAGTGAATTGCGAGACTGACTTTGTATCCCGAGGTGACATCTTCAAAGAGTTGGTAGACGATCTAGCCATGCAAGTCGCCGCTTGCCCTCAAGTACAGTACATTTCTCTTGATGACGTCCCTGAGGAGGTTATGAAGAAGGAGACAGAGCTGGAGATGCAGAGGGAGGACCTCTTGTCAAAGCCAGAGCAGATCCGGTCTAAGATTGTAGAGGGCCGTGTAAAGAAGAGGCTTGGAGAATATGCATTGCTGGAGCAACCCTTCATCAAGAATGACAAGGTCACAATCAGTGAATGGGTGAAGCAAACTATTGCCACAATTGGAGAGAACATGAAGGTCAACAGATTTGTCCGGTACAATCTCGGTGAAGGGTTGGAGAAGAGAAGCCAGGATTTTGCTGCTGAAGTTGCCGCCCAGACAGCCGCGAAGGCACCGCCAGCTGCTCCTCCAAAGGATGATAAGCCTGAGGAAACAGCAGAAACTGAAGAGAA GAAACCAGCTGTGGCAATTTCAGCTGCATTGGTAAAGCAACTCCGAGACGAAACTGGTGCTGGTATGATGGACTGCAAGAAAGCACTAGCTGAGACAGGCGGCGACATTCAGCAGGCTCAGGAGTTCCTCAGGAAGAAGGGCCTGTCATCTGCAGACAAGAAGTCCTCTCGCCTAACCGCCGAAGGCCTAATTGGCGCCTACATCCATGACAATCGGATTGGTTGCATGATTGAGATCAATTCCGAGACCGACTTCGTGGCTCGCAACGAGAAGTTCAAGGAGCTGGTGAACGACCTCGCGATGCAGGTGGTGGCATGTCCACAGGTTGAGTATGTCTCCATAGAGGACATCCCAGAGAGTGTTGTCATCAAGGAGAAAGAGATTGAGATGCAGAGAGAGGACCTTCAGTCCAAACCTGAGAACATCAGGGAGAAGATCGTCGAAGGCCGGATATCGAAGAGGCTCGGCGTGCTGGCCCTCCTGGAGCAGCCTTTCATCAAGGATGACAGCAAGACGGTGAAGGATCTTGTGAAGGAGACGATCGCCACCCTTGGGGAGAACATCAAGGTACGGAGGTTCACCCGGTACACCCTTGGTGAGAACTGA
- the LOC9269513 gene encoding 5'-adenylylsulfate reductase-like 6 codes for MAARLLAPLLLLLLLAPLPPPAAAAEPEEARCPRERLPPFVAAAAAAALRPSCRASAERCPAEEINGEELVKELSGKEECTAVLFYASWCPFSQRMRPVFDDLSSMFPRIKHLAVEQTNAMPAVLSRYGVRSFPSILIACGPYAYWPVGSKELDSLVNVYTAVTGQEPIAYLGPRKWSAARTGSTQHVKLWKSSIIEALKSEPYLAFSILFICLKILVAFFPKFFSCIKGIWVQYFRHANLGILAKLTQLLECVPHAVDLRKIWSKCRLMGGAMNSRVWASSLASMSFGERSSPRAAVLD; via the exons atggccgcccgcctcctcgcccctctcctcctcctcctcctcctcgctccttTGCCgcctcccgcggcggcggcggagccggaggaggcgcGGTGCccgagggagcggctgccgccgttcgtcgcagccgccgccgccgccgcgctccggccGTCCTGCCGCGCGTCGGCGGAGCGGTGCCCCGCCGAGGAG ATTAATGGGGAGGAACTTGTCAAGGAGTTGAGTGGCAAGGAAGAATGCACTGCCGTGCTCTTCTATGCATCGTGGTGCCCCTTCTCACAAAGAATGAGGCCAGTCTTCGATGATCTTAGCTCAATGTTTCCACGGATTAAGCACTTGGCTGTGGAACAAACCAATGCCATGCCAGC TGTTTTATCAAGATATGGTGTCCGTAGCTTTCCTTCTATACTCATAGCTTGTGGACCATATGCGTACTGGCCTGTTGGTTCTAAGGAGCTTGACTCGCTAGTTAATGTTTACACTGCTGTAACTG GTCAAGAACCAATTGCATATCTTGGTCCAAGGAAATGGAGCGCAGCTCGAACTGGAAGCACACAGCATGTGAAGCTTTGGAAAAGCTCAATTATTGAAGCTTTGAAGAGTGAGCCCTACCTAGCATTCAGCATCCTATTTATTTGCCTGAAGATACTGGTAGCCTTCTTCCCAAAGTTCTTCTCCTGCATCAAAGGAATCTGGGTCCAATACTTCCGGCATGCCAACCTTGGCATCCTTGCCAAACTGACCCAGCTGCTCGAATGCGTGCCGCATGCTGTAGACCTGAGGAAGATCTGGAGCAAATGCAGGCTCATGGGTGGAGCTATGAACAGCAGGGTGTGGGCATCATCTCTCGCTTCTATGTCGTTCGGCGAGCGATCTTCTCCCCGAGCTGCTGTTTTGGATTAA